The following DNA comes from Candidatus Hydrogenedentota bacterium.
CCCATTTACTAAGGATTATGCGGCTTTGGACGACGGTGCGGCGGCGCGGCTGGTTGCGGATGGCGTGCGTCTGGTAGGCGTGGACTATCTCTCCGTGGCGCCCTTCAAGCAGCCCGGGCAGCCTACCCACCACCTGTTGCTGCGGAATGATGTGCTGGTTGTGGAGGGCCTGCGTTTGGGCGGGCTGGCCCCGGGTCTGTACGAGTTCGTAGTGCTCCCGTTGCCGGTTTTCGACGGGGACGGGGCGCCTTGCCGGGCTTTTGTCCGAAAATCCCGCAGATAATATCGAATGTCTCCTCAAAGAGCTTATGCACGGATTCACAGGAATGGTCCTGTCCGTGTGGCGTCCCGCCAGAGAAGCGCGGTTGACTTCGTGGCAAGAATGACGACAAGTGCTATAATAAGGGATGGGGAAGCGACGCCCGGCCGCGTGGACGGCGGCACAAGGCTCGCGGAGTGGCAAGGCAGAGGCGCAACCAGAAAAGCGCCGTGCCCCAGGGACGGCGGGAGGGTAGTACGTGATGCATGAAGTCCTGGCCGTGTTGCTCGCGGGCGGCGCAGGTGAACGTCTGTATCCCTTGACCAAGAATCGGGCGAAACCCGCGGTGCCTTTTGGGGGAACCTACCGTATCATCGATTTCACGCTCTCGAATTGCATGAATAGCAATATCCGGCGTATTCACGTGTTGGTGCAGTACAAGTCGAACTCGCTGGTGCGGCATATCCGGTCCGCCTGGGACCTGATGCGGCCCGAATATGGCGAATACGTGGAGATTATCCCGCCGCAGATGCGCGTGAATCACCATTGGTATCTTGGCACGGCGGATGCCGTGTATCAGAATATTTACTCCATTGAACAGGACGACCCAAAGCTGGTGCTGATCTTGTCCGGCGACCATATCTACAAAATGGACTACGGCAAGATGCTTGATTTTCACGAGAACAACCGCGCGGCGTTGACCATCGCGACAACGGAAGTGCCGATCGAGGAGGGCAACCGGTTTGGCATTCTGGAAACGGACCTGGATGGCCGGGTGTTGGGGTTTGAAGAGAAACCCGAAGAACCCAAACCTATGCCGGGACGCCCCGACACGGCCTTGGCGTCCATGGGCATCTACGTGTTCGAAACCGGCCTGCTGAAGGAATCCGTGGCCGCGGACTCGGACCTGGACGACAACCAGACCTCGCATGATTTTGGCAAAGACATCATTCCCAAGCTGGTGAATACCGAACGGGTATTTGCCTACAACTTTCTCGACGAGAACAAGAAACACGCGAAGTACTGGCGCGATGTGGGCACGATTGACGCCTATTGGGAAGCGAACATGGACCTGGTGGCCGTGGACCCGACCTTCAACCTGTACGACAAGGATTGGCCACTGCGTACGCATGCGCCGCAGTTGCCGCCGGCCAAGTTCGTGTTCGCGGATGAAGGGCGGCGGTTCGGCGTCGCCGTAGACTCGATTGTCAGCCCCGGCTGCATCATCAGCGGCGGCATGGTGCGGCGCAGCGTGCTGTCGCCGGAGGTGCGCGTGCACAGTTATTCGCACGTCGAGGAATCCATTCTGCTGCATGGCGTGAACGTGGGCCGTTACGCGCGCATCCGGCGCGCCATTGTGGAGAAGAACACCGATATCCCCCCGAATACGGTGATTGGCTACGATTTTGAACATGACGCCCGGACCTTCCGCATCACGCCGAAGGGCGTTGTGGTAGTTGAGTGCCTGAACGGTCAACCGGCCAAACCGCGCCAGACGTGAGACATGCTTTCGAATCAAGCGGCCCCTCTGTTACCATGTAACGCGTTGTTCGTGCCTTGAACGGGGACTGCCCGATGCTGGTTTCATTGTTGACCGTATTCATGTGCGCGCAAACGCTGGAGTTGCCGCCGGCGCTGGCGCGCCTTGCTCCTCTGGTCGAGCAGGAACAGGTCTTTGTCGACGCATTGCGCGCTGCGGACCGGGAATGCCGCGCGCGCGCCGGTGTCTTGCGCGCGCGGGCGGGCGTGTGCGAGCGCGCGGGAAACGTGGAGAGTGCGGCAACGCTGCGGGATGAGGCGCGGCAGAGCCTGGATACACTCCGGGACGCGTACGAATTTGCCTTGCACCGCTACGGGGGCAACGCGCGCCTGCACGCGTATTATGGCGAATTGCTTTATGACCACTTTGGCGACGCCGCGGGGGCGCAGGCGGAGTGGAACAAGGCGATGTCGCTGGACACCGGGTTTGCTCCCGCGTACAACGATTTCGGAACGCATCTGTGCCAGAGCGGGCAGGTCAAGATCGGGCTGGAATACATGGACAAGGCGCTGAAACTGGCGCCAGAAGACGCCGGGCTGCATTACAACCTGGCCCAGACCTACCTGAATGCGAGCGAGGCGGTGGCGGCGGCGCGAGAATGGAACCAGGAGCGTGTGTACCGCGAGATTATGAAGCTTTCCGAACGTGCCGCGCGTCTCGATCCGTCAGATTTCGAGCTGTTGCAGGACTACGCGGTGAATTTTTTCGCCGCGGAGCAATTCGGCGCGGCGACG
Coding sequences within:
- the glgC gene encoding glucose-1-phosphate adenylyltransferase, which encodes MHEVLAVLLAGGAGERLYPLTKNRAKPAVPFGGTYRIIDFTLSNCMNSNIRRIHVLVQYKSNSLVRHIRSAWDLMRPEYGEYVEIIPPQMRVNHHWYLGTADAVYQNIYSIEQDDPKLVLILSGDHIYKMDYGKMLDFHENNRAALTIATTEVPIEEGNRFGILETDLDGRVLGFEEKPEEPKPMPGRPDTALASMGIYVFETGLLKESVAADSDLDDNQTSHDFGKDIIPKLVNTERVFAYNFLDENKKHAKYWRDVGTIDAYWEANMDLVAVDPTFNLYDKDWPLRTHAPQLPPAKFVFADEGRRFGVAVDSIVSPGCIISGGMVRRSVLSPEVRVHSYSHVEESILLHGVNVGRYARIRRAIVEKNTDIPPNTVIGYDFEHDARTFRITPKGVVVVECLNGQPAKPRQT